The Jiangella sp. DSM 45060 genome contains the following window.
ATGAGCGCGACCTTCTCGGCGCGGGTCAGCGTCTCGGGGCCGGTGAGGGAGTACGCCTGCCCGACGTGGCCGTCCTGCACCAGCGCGACGGCGGCCACCGCGGCGACGTCGTCCATCGCGATGGGCGCGTTGGCCGACGCCGCGTAGCCGTCGCGGACCTGGCCGGTCGTGCGGATCTGTTCGGACCAGATGGTCGCGTTCTCCATGAACTCGCCCGGCCACAGGTGTGTCCACGCGATGCCGGACGCCTCGACGTCGTCGACGATCGAGCCCCACCAGCTCTCCCGCTCGCCGGACAGGCTGACGACGTGCTGGACGCCGGCCTTCCGCGCCAGGGTGAGCACCTCGGCGGCGGTCTCGGCGTACGACGTCAGGTACAGGCGCTCGACGCCGTCGAAGACGCCGTCCAGCGTGCCGGGCTCGGCGACGTAGCCGGTCGCGACCTCGACGCCGCCGGGCAGCGTGGCCTTGGCCGGGTTGCGGACGAGGGCGCGCACGTCCGTGGCGCCGAGGGTGAGCAGATGGTCGACGACGAGGCGGCCGACGCTTCCGGTCGCACCGGTGACGAGGATGGCCATGCTCACAGCGTACACCGTACGCGTACATTGTACGCACATCGTGGGCTATGGGGCGGGCTCGTCCCCTCGCACCCGCAGCAGCGTGTCGGCCCACTGCTCGGTGAGGTAGGGCCGGCCCGGCCGTTCGCCGAAGTCGCGCGCCGCCGTCACGGTCATCGTCAGCAGGTCCTCCAGGGGCCCTCGCGGACGGTGCCCGTCGGTGTCGTAGACCGTCCGCACCAGCTCGACCGCGGCGTCCATGCGCGCGGCGTCGGACACGAACGCCTCGAGGTCGGCGAGCGTGCCGATGCCCACCGTCTTCAGCTCCGACACGAGTCCGGACCGGGCCCGCCGCTGCCGGTTCTCGGGCTGCTGGGTGGAGACGTCGAAGCCGTGCCGCTGGAACAGCGTCGTCAGCTCCTCGCCCCGGCGGCCGTCGAGGTAGGCGCCGATGGACGAGGTGTCGACCGGGACGTCCAGGGCGCCGCGGTCCACCAGCTGGCGGTACTCGCTGTCGGTCGCCGCGCTCGCGTCGCGCAACGATGAGAACTGCTCGTCGGCCAGTTCGAACAGTGCGCTGAGCCGGTTCAGCCGGCGCCGGATCGGCTCGGGCAGCGCCGCCGTCTTGTACGCGACCTTGTGGCTCACCGCCGCCCAGGCGTGCTGCAGGGCCGTGCGCACCTGGATCTCCGCCGTGATCGACGCGAACGGCGCCCACTCCGCCAGCTCCCGCCGCGACGGGCCGAGCCGCACCACGTAGTGGGCTGAGAGGTAGCCGAACTGGTCGGAGGCGAGGTCGGTGGCCTTGTCAGCGGAGTTGTCCTCGTCGATCTCGAACTCGCGGGCGATCAACTCGCCGACCCGCCCGATGTCCTCGAGGTAGTAGGTGATCACGCGCAGGCCGACGAGGTCGGTCATGGTGGTGATCGGGTCGTCGTCGTGGCCCTTGCGCGTGATCTTCTCGACGAAGCTGTCGACCGTCTTCGCGCGCGACTCGATCTGCACCACGTCGATGCCCGCCGATCTCAGCACGTCGGCGAGCAGAGCCCGGAGGCGGGTCGCGTGCTGCTCGTACAACGCGCGCTGGGCGCCGTACCTGGTGCCCCACTGCTTGGCGGTCAGCTCGGCCATCAGCCCTCACGTCTGCTCGATCACGGCGGCGGTGCGCCTGCGAGCGTACGTCAGCTTCGCGTCAGTCGGTCAGATGGCCGCCGAGATCGGCGACGGCGTGCAGCACGATGTTCGTCGACGTGCGCTGGGCGCCGCCGTGCGCCGTCAGCTCGCGCA
Protein-coding sequences here:
- a CDS encoding NAD(P)H-binding protein; the encoded protein is MAILVTGATGSVGRLVVDHLLTLGATDVRALVRNPAKATLPGGVEVATGYVAEPGTLDGVFDGVERLYLTSYAETAAEVLTLARKAGVQHVVSLSGERESWWGSIVDDVEASGIAWTHLWPGEFMENATIWSEQIRTTGQVRDGYAASANAPIAMDDVAAVAAVALVQDGHVGQAYSLTGPETLTRAEKVALIGRALGRDVPYVELSRDDAIAELSRSMGEYAEWYVDGEKDLVDHPQQATDAVARLLGRPATTFAEWAVRNATLFR
- a CDS encoding GTP pyrophosphokinase family protein, which gives rise to MAELTAKQWGTRYGAQRALYEQHATRLRALLADVLRSAGIDVVQIESRAKTVDSFVEKITRKGHDDDPITTMTDLVGLRVITYYLEDIGRVGELIAREFEIDEDNSADKATDLASDQFGYLSAHYVVRLGPSRRELAEWAPFASITAEIQVRTALQHAWAAVSHKVAYKTAALPEPIRRRLNRLSALFELADEQFSSLRDASAATDSEYRQLVDRGALDVPVDTSSIGAYLDGRRGEELTTLFQRHGFDVSTQQPENRQRRARSGLVSELKTVGIGTLADLEAFVSDAARMDAAVELVRTVYDTDGHRPRGPLEDLLTMTVTAARDFGERPGRPYLTEQWADTLLRVRGDEPAP